One Nitrospira sp. DNA window includes the following coding sequences:
- a CDS encoding HflK protein, translating to MVWDPKDPWSKKGEDLDEAFKQARGQLRNLLPSGGFRNLLLVAFTVFLIWQSAFIVAPDEEGVVKRFGVPVRVVDPGPHLKIPVVESVLQPKVAKLHRVEIGFRTDRQARQQMVPQEALMLTGDMNILAIEFIVQYKIKSSREYLFNVADIHDTIGKAAEASMREVIGKSKIDEALTTGKAQIQHDTQELLQRILDDYKTGVQVAAVQLQDVDPPEAVAAAFKDVTNAKEDREKLINQAQGYRNDIIPKAKGEAAQLVNQAKGYAQARLNRAQGEANRFVATLKEYNQAKDIISKRIYIETLEDVLPHIDKFVLDGKGGDRTLPYLPLDRFSKPAPSGATQERTP from the coding sequence ATGGTCTGGGACCCCAAAGATCCTTGGAGCAAGAAAGGTGAAGACTTGGATGAGGCCTTCAAGCAGGCCCGAGGCCAACTTCGCAACCTGTTACCGTCCGGCGGATTCCGCAATCTCCTCCTCGTCGCCTTCACGGTCTTTCTGATCTGGCAGAGCGCGTTCATCGTGGCACCGGACGAAGAAGGGGTCGTCAAGCGCTTCGGCGTTCCGGTTCGAGTGGTCGATCCAGGCCCGCACCTGAAGATTCCCGTCGTCGAAAGTGTGTTGCAACCGAAAGTCGCGAAACTTCACCGTGTAGAAATCGGATTTCGAACCGACCGTCAGGCCCGTCAGCAGATGGTCCCGCAGGAAGCGTTGATGCTGACCGGCGACATGAACATTCTGGCCATCGAATTCATCGTCCAATATAAGATCAAGAGTTCACGCGAGTACCTGTTCAATGTGGCGGACATTCACGATACCATCGGCAAGGCGGCGGAAGCCTCCATGCGGGAAGTCATCGGAAAAAGCAAGATCGACGAAGCCCTCACCACCGGCAAGGCGCAGATCCAGCACGACACTCAGGAACTCTTACAACGTATCCTGGACGACTACAAGACCGGCGTGCAGGTCGCTGCGGTCCAGCTGCAGGATGTCGATCCGCCCGAAGCAGTGGCGGCGGCATTCAAAGACGTGACCAATGCCAAGGAAGACCGCGAGAAATTGATCAACCAGGCACAGGGTTATCGCAACGACATCATTCCCAAAGCCAAGGGCGAGGCGGCACAGTTGGTCAATCAAGCGAAGGGCTATGCCCAGGCACGGCTCAACCGCGCCCAGGGAGAAGCGAATCGATTCGTGGCGACCTTGAAGGAATACAACCAGGCCAAGGATATCATCAGCAAGCGGATTTACATCGAGACCCTGGAAGACGTGCTCCCTCACATCGACAAATTCGTCCTTGACGGCAAGGGCGGGGACCGCACCCTGCCCTACCTCCCGCTCGATCGATTTTCTAAGCCGGCCCCGTCCGGCGCGACTCAGGAGCGGACGCCATGA
- a CDS encoding HflC protein: MSKQGFILALVGIILGLFILGASPFYIVDVTQNAIVVQLGKPVRNVTEAGLYLKMPFIEEVTYFDKRLLDYDSNAQDVITQDKKTLLLDNFAKWRITDPLKVYQAFQSQRGALQRLHDIIYSELRVELGRHDLAEIVSSARAQLMAVVTQRANEKASAYGIEIQDVRIKRADLPEQNEKAVFARMQAERERQAKQYRAEGAEESQKIKSEAEKDREIILAEAYRESEELRGGGDAKAFRIYAEAYRQDPHFFEFTRTMEAYRKTLKDKTTILVSPESEFFRFLKQR, encoded by the coding sequence ATGAGCAAACAAGGATTTATCCTGGCACTGGTCGGCATCATCCTCGGCCTGTTCATCTTGGGTGCGTCGCCCTTCTACATCGTCGACGTCACTCAAAATGCCATCGTGGTCCAATTGGGCAAGCCCGTCCGCAATGTGACCGAAGCAGGCCTCTACCTGAAAATGCCCTTCATCGAGGAGGTCACCTACTTCGACAAGCGACTCCTGGACTACGATTCCAATGCGCAAGACGTCATCACGCAGGATAAGAAGACGCTGCTCCTCGACAACTTCGCCAAATGGCGGATTACCGATCCACTGAAGGTGTACCAGGCGTTCCAGAGCCAGCGTGGCGCGCTCCAGCGCCTGCACGACATTATCTATTCGGAGTTGCGTGTTGAATTGGGGCGGCACGACCTGGCGGAGATCGTCTCATCTGCCAGGGCTCAACTCATGGCCGTGGTGACGCAACGCGCCAATGAAAAGGCGTCGGCCTATGGGATCGAAATCCAAGATGTCCGCATCAAGCGCGCCGACCTCCCGGAGCAGAACGAGAAGGCCGTGTTTGCCCGGATGCAGGCGGAGCGGGAACGGCAGGCGAAACAATACCGTGCGGAAGGCGCGGAGGAGTCGCAAAAAATCAAATCCGAAGCCGAAAAGGATCGAGAGATTATTCTCGCCGAAGCCTATCGAGAGTCTGAAGAACTCCGCGGAGGCGGCGACGCAAAGGCCTTTCGGATCTATGCTGAAGCCTATCGCCAGGACCCGCACTTTTTCGAGTTCACCCGCACCATGGAAGCCTATCGCAAAACGCTCAAGGACAAGACCACCATCCTCGTCAGTCCTGAGTCGGAATTCTTCCGGTTCCTCAAGCAACGCTAG
- a CDS encoding Formate--tetrahydrofolate ligase produces the protein MTDLEMARSVTPRHIFEIAQALGIHSEDLIPFGRYKAKIALGLEERLTNRPLGRYILVTAINPTPLGEGKTTTSIGLSMGLCRLGFRSAVTLRQPSLGPVFGIKGGGTGGGRAQVCPMEDINLHFTGDAHAVSASHNLLSAFVDNHVFHGNALRLDPQGIKWPRTLGVSDRALREVVLGTGTGRRSGQFVITEASEIMAVLALATDHTDLRQRLGKILVGLTESGQLISAEAFGCAGSMAVLLKDALLPNLVQTLEGTPAFVHAGPFGNIAHGNCSIVSDRLALRCAEYVVTEAGFGSDLGAEKFFNIKCRTSGLRPDVGVVVATLRALKLHGGGGTVKVGSPLPAGLTGPNQAALDKGFANLEQHIANVRAHGVPVVVAVNTFKDDSADELKWVCERAKAAGAEAAAVSTHWADGGRGAEELAQAVVKVAAQGAKFTHLYDATWPIKKKIETIATRMYGAAGVSFLPQAERDIDLATRGGFDQLPICMAKTPLSLSHDPSMKGRPSGFTVPVQELRILAGAGFLTALCSGIQLMPGLPKKPAGARIDMDLRSGEIVGLA, from the coding sequence ATGACTGATCTGGAAATGGCCCGTTCTGTCACACCGAGGCATATATTCGAGATCGCACAGGCACTAGGCATTCATTCGGAGGACTTGATCCCATTCGGTCGTTATAAGGCGAAGATCGCTCTTGGTTTGGAGGAGCGGCTCACAAACAGACCGCTCGGTCGGTATATTTTGGTCACCGCCATCAATCCGACTCCCCTTGGAGAAGGAAAAACGACTACCTCTATCGGGCTGAGCATGGGGCTGTGTCGCTTGGGATTTCGGTCTGCCGTCACCCTGAGACAACCGTCTTTGGGACCGGTCTTTGGAATCAAGGGAGGAGGCACAGGAGGCGGACGTGCCCAGGTCTGTCCGATGGAAGATATCAACCTCCATTTCACAGGCGACGCTCATGCCGTGTCAGCAAGCCATAACCTTCTTTCGGCGTTCGTGGACAACCACGTCTTTCATGGAAACGCTCTCAGGCTCGACCCACAGGGAATCAAATGGCCTCGCACGCTCGGTGTGAGTGACCGTGCGCTGCGCGAGGTCGTTTTGGGTACAGGAACCGGGAGGCGGTCCGGACAATTCGTGATCACCGAAGCCTCTGAAATCATGGCGGTGTTGGCTCTGGCTACGGACCACACCGACCTTCGCCAACGCCTCGGAAAAATTCTGGTCGGGCTGACGGAAAGCGGACAACTGATCAGCGCGGAGGCGTTCGGCTGTGCCGGCTCCATGGCCGTGTTGCTGAAGGACGCATTGCTGCCGAATTTGGTGCAGACGTTGGAAGGGACCCCTGCCTTCGTCCATGCCGGGCCGTTCGGCAATATCGCCCACGGAAATTGCTCGATTGTATCGGACCGGTTGGCGCTGCGTTGTGCCGAGTATGTGGTCACGGAGGCAGGATTCGGCAGCGACTTGGGGGCTGAAAAGTTTTTCAACATTAAGTGCCGTACGTCTGGTCTTCGGCCGGATGTGGGGGTTGTTGTCGCTACCCTGCGGGCGCTCAAGCTCCATGGAGGAGGTGGAACGGTAAAGGTTGGTTCCCCGCTGCCTGCCGGCTTGACTGGACCGAATCAGGCGGCGTTGGACAAAGGGTTTGCGAATCTCGAACAACATATCGCCAATGTACGCGCCCATGGAGTGCCCGTCGTGGTGGCGGTGAACACCTTCAAAGATGATTCAGCCGATGAATTGAAATGGGTGTGCGAACGGGCGAAGGCCGCGGGCGCAGAGGCGGCAGCCGTATCGACCCATTGGGCCGACGGAGGGCGAGGGGCGGAGGAACTTGCGCAGGCCGTCGTCAAGGTCGCTGCGCAGGGGGCGAAATTTACTCATCTCTATGATGCGACCTGGCCGATCAAAAAAAAGATCGAAACCATTGCGACCAGGATGTATGGGGCAGCCGGTGTTTCGTTCCTGCCCCAAGCGGAACGAGATATCGATCTTGCGACGAGAGGGGGATTCGATCAGCTTCCCATTTGCATGGCGAAGACGCCCCTGTCGCTTTCCCATGATCCCTCGATGAAAGGCCGACCATCAGGCTTCACGGTGCCGGTTCAGGAATTGCGGATCCTGGCCGGGGCCGGCTTTCTCACCGCGCTCTGCTCAGGCATCCAGTTGATGCCCGGCTTGCCGAAGAAGCCTGCGGGAGCACGAATCGATATGGACCTCCGGTCGGGAGAGATTGTGGGTCTGGCGTAG
- a CDS encoding Peptidase, M23/M37 family: MSQQTAETSDAYTVVVFRGSSSKPLRFSFPRKFVRKLLILAAVLIVADLLVISHYVIRTGEVWQLSAFRAEAMSAREQTAAFSSAIDDLKKRLSAMGEVNQRLRVMLGIDTTRPSGDLANGRGGDDGPMPDGKEGVQGIGSSASGMEQRQQVSEVHDGNQLEVGFTAENIEEVAQQVRESIDALAREATHQEEALQSLTQIAEQRSAQWASTPSIWPVRGWVTSGFGPRVSPFTEKPAWHDGLDIGASPNAPVQAPALGRVVTVAFDSKMGNMLKLDHGYGIETVYGHLAKSLVKEGQRVKRGDVVALVGSTGLSTGPHLHYMVKKNGQSLDPTKFILD, from the coding sequence ATGAGTCAGCAAACGGCCGAAACGAGTGATGCCTACACTGTCGTCGTCTTTCGGGGTTCGTCTTCCAAACCGCTTCGGTTTAGCTTTCCACGGAAATTCGTTCGTAAGCTTTTGATCCTGGCCGCGGTTTTGATTGTGGCGGACCTGCTCGTGATCTCTCATTACGTCATACGGACCGGAGAAGTGTGGCAGCTGTCTGCATTTAGGGCTGAGGCGATGAGTGCGCGTGAACAAACCGCTGCCTTTTCCTCCGCGATTGACGATTTGAAAAAACGTCTTTCCGCTATGGGCGAAGTAAATCAACGACTTCGGGTCATGTTGGGGATTGATACCACCAGGCCGTCCGGTGACCTGGCAAACGGACGAGGTGGCGACGACGGTCCGATGCCGGATGGCAAGGAAGGTGTGCAAGGGATTGGTTCATCCGCATCCGGAATGGAACAGCGCCAGCAGGTTTCCGAGGTGCATGATGGCAACCAGTTGGAGGTCGGTTTCACGGCAGAGAATATTGAGGAAGTCGCTCAGCAGGTTCGTGAAAGCATCGACGCCCTCGCACGCGAAGCGACGCATCAAGAGGAGGCCCTACAAAGTCTCACTCAAATTGCTGAACAGCGCTCGGCTCAGTGGGCTTCAACCCCATCGATTTGGCCCGTGCGTGGTTGGGTAACTTCAGGGTTTGGGCCGCGCGTCTCGCCATTCACTGAGAAGCCCGCCTGGCATGATGGCCTCGACATCGGTGCTTCTCCGAATGCTCCTGTCCAGGCTCCTGCACTTGGGCGTGTGGTCACCGTGGCCTTTGACTCGAAAATGGGCAATATGCTCAAACTTGACCATGGGTACGGTATCGAAACGGTGTATGGGCACCTTGCCAAGTCTTTAGTCAAGGAGGGCCAACGGGTCAAGCGCGGTGATGTCGTGGCTCTTGTCGGGAGCACCGGCCTTTCGACAGGTCCGCATCTTCATTATATGGTGAAGAAAAACGGCCAATCGCTTGATCCAACCAAATTCATTCTCGATTAA
- a CDS encoding Periplasmic divalent cation tolerance protein CutA — MFVTTSSVGEAERIGQVVVNSRLAACANILQGVRSIFRWNNKVNVESECLIIMKTTLDRFSDLEAAIRQHHSYSVPEIIALPIIAGSIPYLEWITGETRK, encoded by the coding sequence GTGTTCGTCACCACCTCTTCAGTTGGCGAGGCTGAGCGAATCGGACAAGTGGTAGTGAATTCTCGGCTGGCTGCCTGTGCCAACATCTTGCAAGGCGTCCGCTCCATCTTTCGCTGGAATAATAAGGTCAATGTAGAGAGTGAATGCCTGATTATCATGAAAACCACTTTGGATCGATTTTCGGACCTCGAAGCAGCCATTCGACAGCATCACAGTTACAGCGTTCCCGAAATCATTGCGCTCCCGATCATCGCCGGATCGATTCCTTACTTGGAATGGATTACGGGTGAAACGCGTAAGTAA
- a CDS encoding Rhodanese-related sulfurtransferase, with translation MSFTITPKDLKSRLDKGEKLVLVDVREPWEYALAKLEGSVLVPLATLPQSLNKLDRNAEIIAYCHHGMRSADATGFLLQQGFGNVKNLIGGIDAWSIQVDPSVPRY, from the coding sequence ATGAGCTTCACAATCACCCCCAAGGATCTGAAATCGCGGCTGGATAAAGGCGAAAAGCTTGTGCTCGTGGATGTTCGGGAACCGTGGGAATATGCGCTTGCCAAGCTGGAAGGATCCGTATTGGTCCCACTGGCAACCCTTCCACAATCCTTAAACAAACTCGATCGCAATGCGGAGATTATCGCCTATTGCCACCATGGAATGAGAAGCGCGGATGCGACGGGATTTCTGCTACAGCAAGGGTTCGGAAACGTGAAAAACTTGATCGGAGGCATCGATGCCTGGTCTATCCAAGTAGACCCGTCGGTTCCCCGCTACTAA
- a CDS encoding UDP-glucose 4-epimerase has product MKVLVTGGAGFIGSHVVDRLLQEGHEVVVVDNLVTGKRKNVPKAVQFYKLDIENPKLERVFRNERPAVVFHLAAQMNVRRSVEDPMFDAQVNVLGTLNVLEQASKHGARKVIFSSSGGAIYGEQQTFPAPETHVTQPLSPYGISKLCGEHYLSYYNRLSGLQVVSLRYANVYGPRQDPEGEAGVVAIFIQKMLHREQAVVNGNGRQTRDFVFVEDVVEANLMAMGPEVEGIYNVGTGVETSINDLFRIVVDLTKVEFKEVHGPAKKGEQARSVIDATKLRHQLGWEPKVDLREGLRRTVEYFRERLG; this is encoded by the coding sequence ATGAAAGTTTTGGTGACCGGAGGAGCGGGGTTTATCGGGTCGCACGTGGTGGATCGCCTGCTCCAAGAGGGGCACGAGGTGGTGGTCGTCGATAATCTCGTCACGGGAAAACGGAAAAACGTTCCCAAGGCGGTACAATTCTACAAGCTTGATATCGAAAATCCCAAACTGGAACGGGTGTTTCGCAATGAACGGCCGGCGGTCGTCTTCCACCTGGCCGCGCAGATGAACGTCCGTCGTTCGGTTGAAGATCCGATGTTTGATGCGCAGGTCAATGTGCTTGGGACGTTGAATGTCCTGGAGCAGGCTTCCAAACATGGTGCGCGGAAGGTCATTTTTTCGTCGTCGGGCGGAGCCATCTACGGAGAGCAACAGACCTTTCCCGCCCCTGAAACCCACGTCACCCAACCGCTTTCTCCCTACGGCATCAGCAAGTTGTGCGGAGAACATTATCTTTCTTACTACAATCGACTGAGCGGTCTTCAGGTCGTGAGCCTTCGCTATGCCAATGTCTATGGTCCGCGGCAGGATCCCGAGGGGGAAGCAGGGGTCGTGGCAATTTTCATTCAAAAAATGTTGCACCGGGAACAAGCGGTGGTGAATGGAAATGGCCGTCAGACACGCGATTTCGTGTTTGTGGAGGATGTCGTCGAGGCGAATTTGATGGCCATGGGGCCTGAAGTCGAGGGAATTTACAACGTGGGAACCGGCGTTGAGACATCTATCAACGATCTGTTTCGAATCGTCGTCGATCTCACCAAGGTGGAGTTCAAGGAAGTACATGGGCCGGCGAAAAAAGGTGAGCAGGCCAGAAGCGTCATCGATGCCACAAAGCTTCGCCATCAACTTGGGTGGGAACCCAAGGTTGACCTGCGTGAAGGACTCCGGCGGACGGTTGAATACTTCCGCGAACGGCTTGGGTAG
- a CDS encoding RNA binding methyltransferase FtsJ like, whose translation MTHRLRSDRQRLDRALVSRGLVASREEAARLIMAGLVRVDGAVVDKSAALILPDADLVLVGRGSPYVGRGGDKLAAALDHFQVDPRGRVCFDVGCSTGGFTDCLLQRGAIRVYAVDVGYGQFDWRLRQDPRVVLMERTNIRYLESGAIRDPIDLIVIDVSFISLTLVLPCVEPYLAESGFVITLIKPQFEVGKGLVGRGGIVRDDGLRQAVTEKVVSCAKQIGLELMGQMDSPIEGRKGNREILAWFGRRGGRSLEVTRED comes from the coding sequence ATGACCCACAGGTTGCGTTCGGACCGGCAACGTCTCGACCGTGCGCTGGTCAGCCGGGGGTTGGTCGCCAGTCGCGAGGAGGCTGCGAGGCTCATCATGGCTGGCCTGGTTCGTGTGGACGGGGCGGTGGTCGACAAGTCGGCCGCACTCATTTTGCCGGATGCTGATCTCGTATTGGTGGGGCGAGGATCACCCTATGTCGGTCGCGGCGGTGACAAGTTGGCTGCGGCGCTGGATCACTTTCAGGTCGATCCGAGGGGGAGGGTCTGTTTCGACGTCGGTTGTTCCACCGGAGGATTTACCGATTGTCTCCTGCAACGGGGGGCAATACGCGTGTATGCCGTGGATGTCGGGTATGGACAGTTCGATTGGCGCCTTCGGCAGGATCCGCGCGTGGTGCTGATGGAACGGACCAATATCCGATATCTTGAATCGGGCGCAATCCGAGACCCGATCGACCTGATCGTCATCGACGTGTCGTTCATTTCGCTCACCCTGGTTTTGCCTTGTGTAGAGCCGTATTTGGCGGAATCGGGTTTCGTCATCACGCTGATCAAACCGCAGTTTGAAGTGGGGAAGGGGCTTGTCGGGCGAGGAGGAATCGTGCGCGATGATGGTTTGCGGCAGGCCGTCACCGAGAAAGTCGTGAGTTGTGCGAAGCAAATAGGGCTGGAGCTGATGGGACAAATGGATTCGCCCATCGAGGGGCGGAAGGGCAATCGGGAAATCCTGGCGTGGTTCGGGCGTCGGGGTGGACGCAGTCTTGAGGTAACAAGGGAAGATTGA
- a CDS encoding Exodeoxyribonuclease VII small subunit: MAAIKFEYAMARLETIVAELEKGDLPLDDSLKIFEEGIRLSKTCLKMLEDAERKVEILVQEKDGKKRIQAFSVGDDEVERSD; the protein is encoded by the coding sequence GTGGCCGCGATAAAGTTTGAGTATGCGATGGCGAGATTGGAAACGATCGTCGCCGAACTTGAGAAGGGAGATCTTCCGCTTGATGACTCGCTGAAGATCTTCGAAGAAGGGATCAGGCTGTCGAAAACCTGCCTCAAGATGCTGGAAGATGCCGAACGGAAGGTCGAAATCCTGGTGCAAGAAAAGGACGGGAAGAAACGGATTCAAGCATTTTCTGTCGGTGACGACGAGGTCGAGCGTTCTGACTAA
- a CDS encoding Exodeoxyribonuclease VII large subunit, producing MTGRNTSLQTLLSVSDVTRLIRDSLEHQFRDIWIEGEVSNLRVPSSGHLYFTMKDEQSQLRSVLFRSGASRLRFSLQEGMLIVARGRISVYEPRGEYQFVVDTVEPKGIGALQLAFEQLKERLAREGLFDEARKRPLPAFPWTIGVVTSLTGAAVRDIVAVLRRRCPLVNILIAPVPVQGDGAAESIADAITALSRMPQVEVMIVGRGGGTLEDLWAFNEEVVVRAIARSRIPVVSAVGHEIDVTLSDFAADYRAPTPSAAAEAVVPVLEEIVERLSETTGRLRRTMQTVLLMQRHRWDRSVGLLRETRFRIQAQAQRVDELSDGMVRSFKDRLSLLHRFTVDHRHALLARSPQGRIRTSLVLVPQLCLRLEQEARRGLIHRKQSVESYMSALDALSPLAILKRGYSVVQIVPTGQIVRRASDVTVGDVVQTRLSEGRLLCLVKEVLPHPVS from the coding sequence ATGACCGGGCGTAATACTTCCCTCCAAACGCTCCTCTCCGTGTCCGACGTGACGCGGCTCATTCGAGACTCCCTTGAGCACCAGTTCCGGGATATCTGGATCGAAGGGGAGGTCTCCAATCTTCGCGTGCCGAGTTCCGGGCATCTGTATTTCACCATGAAGGATGAACAGAGCCAGCTCCGCAGCGTGCTTTTTCGGTCGGGAGCGTCCAGGCTTCGATTCTCGCTTCAGGAAGGGATGTTGATCGTCGCGCGGGGGCGTATCTCGGTGTACGAGCCGCGCGGCGAGTACCAATTCGTCGTCGATACGGTCGAACCGAAAGGCATCGGAGCGCTTCAGCTGGCGTTTGAGCAACTGAAGGAGCGGTTGGCGCGTGAGGGATTGTTCGATGAGGCGCGTAAACGTCCCTTGCCCGCATTCCCATGGACCATCGGCGTCGTAACTTCCCTCACCGGCGCCGCCGTTCGCGATATCGTTGCGGTGCTCCGTCGTCGCTGTCCCCTGGTCAATATCTTGATCGCGCCGGTTCCGGTTCAGGGAGACGGGGCTGCCGAGTCGATTGCCGACGCCATTACGGCCTTGAGTAGGATGCCGCAGGTGGAGGTCATGATCGTCGGGCGCGGCGGGGGGACTTTGGAGGATCTGTGGGCCTTCAACGAAGAAGTTGTCGTGCGCGCCATTGCCCGGTCCCGGATACCGGTCGTCTCGGCCGTCGGGCATGAAATCGATGTGACACTCTCGGACTTTGCCGCCGATTACCGCGCTCCGACTCCCTCTGCCGCTGCGGAGGCGGTGGTGCCGGTGCTGGAGGAGATCGTGGAACGGTTGAGCGAAACAACCGGTCGCCTTCGACGGACAATGCAAACCGTTCTGCTGATGCAACGGCATCGCTGGGACCGGTCCGTCGGCCTGTTGCGTGAAACACGGTTTCGGATTCAAGCACAGGCCCAACGTGTGGATGAATTGAGCGATGGAATGGTGCGCTCGTTCAAAGATCGTCTGTCCCTGCTTCATCGTTTCACGGTGGACCATCGACATGCCCTGCTGGCTCGGAGTCCGCAAGGCAGAATCCGGACTTCGCTGGTCTTGGTTCCTCAGCTCTGTCTTCGGTTGGAGCAGGAGGCCCGCCGAGGGCTCATTCACCGGAAGCAATCGGTTGAATCGTACATGTCCGCCCTCGATGCGCTCAGCCCCCTGGCGATCTTGAAACGAGGCTACAGTGTCGTCCAAATCGTCCCGACCGGGCAGATCGTGCGACGTGCATCCGACGTGACGGTCGGGGATGTGGTTCAAACTCGACTTTCCGAGGGACGACTCTTGTGCCTCGTCAAAGAGGTGCTGCCGCACCCTGTGTCTTGA
- a CDS encoding 2',3'-cyclic-nucleotide 2'-phosphodiesterase, Bsub YmdB, producing MKVLMIGDIMGEPGRRAVARLLPKLVANRNIDVVVGNGENVAGGFGITPDLVDDLFDLGVSVITTGNHAWDKKEILDVFPREPRLLRPANYPAGVPGGGSYVYTTPGGESLGILHLMGRAFMPTIDCPFQVGKREVERLRAQVSAIVVDMHAEATSEKMAMGHYLDGMVTAVVGTHTHVQTADEQILPKGTAYITDIGMTGPLHSVIGIKKELAIEKFLTGMPRRFEVASGPTVFCAVLLDLDATLGKALSIERIRVVD from the coding sequence ATGAAAGTTCTGATGATCGGCGACATCATGGGCGAGCCAGGGCGACGGGCGGTGGCTCGCCTGCTGCCGAAACTCGTTGCCAACCGCAACATCGATGTCGTGGTTGGAAACGGGGAAAATGTGGCGGGGGGATTCGGCATTACTCCCGACCTGGTCGATGACCTCTTCGATCTCGGGGTATCGGTGATCACCACCGGGAATCACGCCTGGGACAAGAAGGAGATCCTGGACGTGTTTCCTCGTGAGCCGCGTCTCCTGCGTCCTGCCAACTATCCGGCCGGAGTGCCGGGGGGAGGCAGTTATGTGTATACCACCCCGGGCGGCGAGTCTCTGGGGATTCTGCATCTGATGGGGCGGGCCTTCATGCCGACGATCGATTGTCCGTTTCAGGTCGGCAAGCGCGAGGTCGAGCGGCTCAGGGCGCAGGTCTCCGCGATCGTGGTGGATATGCATGCCGAAGCCACGTCTGAAAAGATGGCGATGGGGCATTACCTGGACGGGATGGTGACGGCCGTGGTGGGAACCCATACCCATGTGCAGACGGCCGATGAACAGATCCTCCCGAAAGGAACGGCCTACATCACGGACATCGGGATGACCGGGCCGCTCCATTCGGTCATCGGCATTAAAAAAGAGCTGGCGATCGAAAAATTTCTCACCGGGATGCCCCGTCGTTTTGAGGTGGCATCGGGACCGACCGTGTTCTGCGCCGTCCTGCTCGACTTGGATGCGACGCTCGGCAAGGCTCTGTCCATCGAGCGAATCAGAGTGGTGGATTGA